The Carcharodon carcharias isolate sCarCar2 chromosome 23, sCarCar2.pri, whole genome shotgun sequence genome includes the window TTTCCTCAGTCAGCTAAAGGCTGAGCTGGCTCCTGGAGGCTTTGTTGCATTTTGTCATCTATGTCTGCTGCCTTCattgagaggaggctcccaaggcATTATAATGCCTTGGAATCAACTTATCAAGGACATTCCTCTATGCTTCATTCTAGGTAAGACTAGGGACCATTAAATTCTCAACCATTGAGCTACATAACCCCACACAAAAAACTTCACTATCaggtaaatgataacattttataaTGTAGAATATATATTGTCAGATTTCACTACAAGGTGCAGAAGACAGTTTTTTTTTGCCATCTAGCAACAGAACACTGTTCATTTTGCATTTTCCCTCATTAGCTGCAAGCCAGTTTACCATGATGAGGGACCTGAAACAAAATAAGAGAAAAGAGTTAATACAGAATAAAGAAAGATATAATATTCCCCTATCTCTCCTGAAAATGATGGCTCCCACTCAGATATTGTGTGGGCAGGTAGAGATTGGACAAGATTGAGCTGCACTCCTTGGTTATGCATGTGTAATATTACTTCAAGGTAATCATCTACAGTCAAAGGCAGCACTTTACCATAGAACATTAAGTGGTATTGAAGAATATGTGCAGAGAATAGGGCTATAGCTCAATGGTAAAGAATTTGACTACAAATCAAATTAGGTGCCCCTTTATATGAGGTAAAACATACTTTGTATCTGCTACTGTAGTTTTATTTGTATATGTCATTAAAATATAATTCCCAGGTTTTTTACCTAACATTATACACTCCCCCTTAAATTAGGTGGCAGAGGTCGGTCAGGGGAGCTGCTCACTTCAAATTCTTTTCAATCGTCTTGAAGAGGGAAGATACAACTTCGCATCATAATTTGTTTCATGTCTTCCAGATACAGCATCCCATACCAGTTCACAGCTAATGTATTTCCTATATAGGCAAACACAGtggctaatttgcacacagcaaggtcccacaaacagtaaacgAAGGTAAATAACCAATTCATTTAGTTTTGGTGATACTGGGTAAAGGAGAAATACTACCTAGGATATTCACAGAACTTCTAGCTTTGTGTttcaaccctggttcagcagGTAGCACTCTTCCCTCAGAGCCAGAAGATGGTggcttcaagttccactccaggtgGTGCAAAAATCTAGGGTGATgttccaatgcagcactgagggagtgctgcgctgtcagagttGCTAtcattcagatgagacattaaactgaggccctgtctgtcctctcagttagatgtaaaagatctcatagcGTTATTTCAAGGAAGAGCACAGGTGTTATCCCTGGTGTCATAGCCAattttcatccctcaaccaatatcacagaACACATTATctaatcattatcacattactattTGTGGAAGCTTGTTCTCAGCAAATTGGTAACTGCATTTTCTacaattacatttcaaaagtagtttattgactgtaaagtgcttcagGGTGTCTTGTAGCGGTGaaatgtgttatataaatgcCATAGTGCCACGAGGCTCTTTTACATCACCTGAACAGGCCGATGAAAGTCAGTTTAAGATTTCATCAGAAAGACAGAAACTATTATCAATCCTACCTCTCTGTTTTCCTactgaaaaaaaatcagtttcagaGAAGCATTCAGGTTTTAGATGATCCTTTACCCAGCCCTCTGATTTCTGTGTCTTGTATAAATCAATTAACTTTCTGCAAAAACAGTAATGATATTTTATGGCAAAAATTAAAAGGACAATGCCTTAAATAACAATCAAGGAATATCACAATACATTCACTATTAATGTTAGGCAACAGGATTTTAACAAATTAGGCCTCCCCCAGACCTGACAAATCTCACTCATTTGAATCTGGTTTACCAATTTCTAATGTTCCTCTTCCAATGTACTCATTAAATTAATGCTTTCATTCAGGTGACAGAATTAAACTGACAACTTTCCTAATGTATCACCAGAGGCTAGAGAACTTCTGGAAAATCACAGAACTTGGAGCTGACAAAAGCTGCATTTTAAATGTCACTTTGGTTTGATGCACCTGTATGAAACTTGTAAGCAGATTTGACTTatcatagaatgtacagcacagcaaCAAGCCATAATATATAGACACTAATAGATTGCACACAATGAAATAAGGAATTGAATGCAAACCCATGACAAAATGACAATAAAAATTGTAACTTTTGTTGTGTTGCACTGAGTACAATTCATGCTCAACTACAAATAACCATTATTGAACTAATTCTATTTACACCTCTGCAGCAGAGAGGGCAACTAGCAATATCCTACAACGTCTACACTGTTCATCAAATGTTCATTAATAACTTGTTCTTTTTGATATTTCCTAAGCATTTCCCTGAAGCAACAGCTCTTTGCATATGAATTTCATCAGCTGTAAATCAAACATCAGAGCATAAGCCACAATTTCATCCCTTTCAGcgcttcatttttaaaattctcatccctgttttcaaatccgttcatcccctatctctgcaatttgctccactcccacagcccTCTTAAATATTTGCACTGCTCTAATTTTGGTCTTTTATGCAatcttgattttaattgctccaccatcagTGGCCATGGCAAGCTGTCAAGTTCTTAAAtaatggaattccctccctgaacctccccACCTCTATACCACACTTTCCTCCTCTAAGATGCTCCTCAatcaaaacctacttctttgaccaagctatctggcctaatcatcagcaaacagacaatgaggtcatgaggactcgaaacttcaactttgctcttctccaccgatgctgccagacctgctgagtttttccaggtatttttatttttgttttggattttcagcatccgcagttttttgtttttatcgacaatgagccaaggacctccTTCAAGGAGAACAGACATGAAATGGAAATGGAGTCTGCCTAATATTTGCCCAGTGCCAAATTTTCATAAGGCCCtaatgaagtgccttgggatgttttattatgttaaaggtgctaataAATACTAATTGTTGTTTGAAATTGACAAACTTTCTCATAATTTGTGCTTTATATTCAGAGTAACTCTCTCTGCATAGGAACATAaggacataggacttaggagcaggaataagccattcagccccttgagcctgctccgcaattcaataagatcatggctgaactggttatgatctcaactccactttcctgtctgctccccaaaacccttgactcccctgtctatcaaaaatctgtctacctctgccttgaataaattcaatgacccagcctccactgctttccggggaagagaattccacaaacgaACGACCCActgagaaaagaattctcctcatctccatcttgaaaGGGAGAtctcattcttaaactgtgtcccctagttctagtctccctcgcaagaggaaatatcctcccagtatccaccctatcaagtcccctcaggatattatatttcaataagatcacatctcattcttctaaactctaatgtgtataggcccaatctattcaacctttcttcataaaataagctcctcatcccaggaatgaatgaaccttctctaaatGCAGTTATCTCCTTTTTCACGTAGAGCATCTAATGTTAAAGAGAGAATGCGCACACAGATATACATATAAATATAAAAGCGTGTGTAAGTTTGTACATCTGAGTCCAAAACATTCAAGAAAAATGAAACAGCAAATGTAGCAAATGTCGGAGTGTGGGATTGGCTGTTTGCCGCCACGTGTGCGGAAGTGGCGGCGCGTAGAACGCGGCCCGCGAGCGGTCGCTATGGCTGCGGATCGCGAGCGTGGAGATGCGGGGATTCGCTCTCCTCCCTGCGGGGTTCTGGGGTCGGAGCAGCCCCTCTGTACCCGGACCCCCAGGGACAGCGAGGGCGGAGGGACCGCGGGTCGCTCCTTCAGGAGGTCTGTCCGTCTCTGGGCTCGGAAAGCATCCGTAGGAGGGATTGTAGCAGCAAAgaggaaggtggggggtgggggcaacagtCTACAACatggaggggaagatgggggggtGGGCACTGTTACTGACATTAGGAAAATGCAGTGAGAATAGGTacagaagttttaaaaatcagataATTCATTAAAAGAGAAGTTAAGCCTGCTGAAGTATTTTTGTTCGCCAGACAGAGTCTGTGGAACGGAAACAGACAAATGATTATTTCAGTGCAAAACAAAAGGTTTGTGCACTCTGCAATATCAACTGATTTGTTctcccacaaatgctgcctggcctgctgaaaaATTTCTCGTATTTTTCTTTCGtacagatttccaacatctggaaTCCTCTTTGCGGTTTGATTATAAACAGTTGCTAAACTTTCAAATCATTCAGTGCCTGTGAGATGCTTTGAGAAACCTGGGGCTGTATTAATCCAAGCTTGCTTTATTTTCCCCCAAAGTATGTCAAATTATTTGTTGCTAGCAGTTAGTGTGTTTTTATGAGATCAGATACATCAGTTTAGTCCTAATTTTCTCCATTGTAATTAAGCAGTGGCATCACTAGAAAGGCCTAGAGGTGAAGAGAACTgagacttgcatttgtacagtATCTTTCAAAGCCTCTGCCTATCttgaagcattttacaaccaattaagtacttctgaagtatagtcactgttataatatagAGAAATGCAGAGTAGCTTTTtatttgcacagcaagctcccaattGGAAAATTTGTGATTTTTGAGTGAGTGATCAATATTGGCAAGGAGAACTGATTTGTTCTTCAAATAAAACAGATTTTTTCCAACCATCTAAAAGGGCAGGTGGGGCCTCGGTGtaagtctcatttgaaagatgggaCCCTCAAAAGTGTAGAACTCCTTCAGCGTTGGCCTGATTACATGCTGGAGAGGtacttaaacccacaaccatgACCTCTCATGTGTATATTTTTGATAGTAAATGGTATAGAAAATGCAAATCCAGAacaccataaggccataagacataggaacagaagtaggccattcggcccattgagtctgctccaccattcaatgagatcatggcttatctgataatcctcaactccactttcctgcctttttcccataacccttgattcccttactgattaaaaatctgtctatctccaccttgaatatacataatgacccagcttccatagccctctgcggtaaagaatttcacagatacactaccctctgagagaagaaattcctcctcatctctgttttaaatggactcccccttactctgagattatgccctctggtcctagactctcccacaaggggaaacaacctttcagcatctaccctgtcaagccccctgagaatcttatatgcttcaataaggttgcctctcattcttctaaactccactgagtacaggcccaaccttcccaagctctcctcataagaaaatccctccatatccggaatcaacctggtgaactgtatctggaacactacAGTCTAAACCATGCTAATAGGATCGGGGCAGGGGAATAAAACTGGCAAAGGACAAATCAGCAAGTTCTCACAAAGCAAGTGATGATCACTTTTGAATGGACTTCCAagtaggggagagagggcagcaacCTTCAAACATTTGAGGAAGAGTTGGAAACTTTGGGGCATGGGAGTGTAAGTCTTTCAGGATGGATGAGCCAAGATGGTCTTACTCAACTATATCTATCTTTTGAAAGCATAAAggagagtattgctgaaaaaatatgtttcgtcaaagctttttgtcttgcactcatcaggacaatcacaagaataccagtgtcaggggaagcaacaactttatactgtatgagaagagagttgtTTGATTAAAGGAGGATATCCTTGATGGACTAATTTTAAATATTCAGCTTCATTTCTGCCTCTAATTCGTTTCTTTTTATTCACAGGACACCAGTTGGACCATCCAGAAAATTAAATGCAAGCTTTAAATCACCAGTAAGTGATTAAACATGCCGTCCATGAGAGCTTAGCGAACAGGGCCAACAATACAGGTGGGCAATGGTGGGTGATCTTGGTGCAAGGTGGGAGCTGGGTGCAGCCACCAAATGTGCAGTGCAGAGCGGCTGGCAGCCTCACCTGAGAGGGAAGAGTTCATGGAGGAACAGTGCTAAGGTTGTTTTATCTTTAAGCTAATACCTGCACGTATCTTTTTTAAAAGCATTATTAAATTACACTTCACGTGCAGCACTTTCATATTATGAGTATTACATAATATTATAATTCAAAGGGGAGTCTATAATTACTAATCTATTTGACAATTAAACCAAAAAACTTCAAGAACCACTGCTCTGGAGGTTGTACAGGTGTGTGGATGTGCAAAAGTGTAAGAACAGACCGGCCAATGCTTGAGGCATCCTTTGCAGTGTTAATATAGGTAATAAAAGCATTTTTTGTACCATATATAATTTTTCCTTTAATGTGCAACGTGATAGCTATGTGATACCGTAGAGTGAGAATGGTGTTTGatttctctttcactcacactgacttctcTCCCAGTTAAAGACCTCCCAACACCCTGAGCTCAATTCTGCTAGTCTTCAATTTGACCTGGAAAATCTGAAGAAGAAATGCGAAGATCTTGACCGTCAGATTGCAGGATTGATCTTGGAGTAAGTGGGTTTGCTTTTGTCACAAACAggttggatgtggtgccaaccaagatCTTAATaaatgctccagaatttgctgcgcccctagccaagctgttccagtacagctacaacactggcaactgcccagtaatgtggaaaattgtccaggaatgtcccgtacacaaaagataggacaaatccaacccggccaattaccgtcccatcagtctactctctgtcatcagtaaattgatgggaggggtcatcaacagtgctatcaagcagtgcttgtttagcaataacctgttcactgacgctcagtttgggttccgccagagccactcagctcctgaccccattacaaccttcattcaaacatggacaaaagagctgaacttcagaggtgagagtgactgcccttgacatcaaggcagcattcgaccgagtgtagcatcatggagccctagcaaaactagactCAATGAGAATCGGGGGGGGAAACTCAGCTGCTTGgagtcctacctagcacaaatgaagatggttgtggctgaaGGGGGTCAgtcccatccatcttcagctatttaattacattgctgtagtgtttccatccttccctcctcctcaaacctaaaaaaaagagagaggaagaggcagtgccttcaggggtgcaccagacctgtgagggacacttTTCTGAAAGTggcttttaaagaaaaagcagctaaTTGGTGAGTAAATTCTGGGAGTAGACTCAGAGGGAGAAGCACCGGAACGGTGAGTATAAACCTAGCTTACCTCGgagattcgcggccttgtctctagggagcagactcggagggaggagcaccagagcggtgacctcggggcacagagtaactgaagccaaaactgaaaaacagacgtcacaggaaagctgtgaccttggttggtaggaaatctgcaccaaatttgaagaaaaaaacactgcaaagctaactaataaattaattatctaagtggAGATGGcttggcaggtgatgtgctgtggctgtatgatgtgggagctggcagatcccattgcgagccgcagtgaccacatctgcagcaagtgttggttgctggaggaacttcggctcagaattgatgagctggagtccgagctccggatgcTGCAGCACGttcaggagggggagagttacctggacgctttgtttcaggaggcggtcacacccggtagattaagtacctcaagtccggtcagtggtcagggtcagcagggtgtgacttcaagtgaggcaggtagagggatcatgtgttcaggaacagaggagcctcagctcttgaccttgtccaacaggtacgaggtacttgctccctgtgtggatgaggaacagggctgtagggaggatgagccagctgaccacggcactgtggcataggaggccattcaagaggggggagcaaaaagacaagtggtagttgtaggggattctattattaaggaaattgatagcttcctttgtaagcaggatcgagatggtatgttgcctgcctggtgccagggtgagggacatctctgaccggcttgagaggatattggagagggagggggaggatccagttgttgtggtccatgtcaggACAAATAACAGGTAAGacgaggaaagaggacctgtttgaggattatcaggtactaggaactaaattaaagaacaggtcctcaagggttataatctccggattactacccgagccacgtgcaaattggcatagggacgcgtgaataagggaagtaaacacgtggctaaaggagtggtgggAGAAAGAGgtgttccatttcgtggggcactggcatcagtattggaacaggagggatctgaaccattgggacggtctccacctgaaccgatctgggaccaatgttctagcgaaaagggtaaatagggtggtcaacaggactttaaactagaaagagggggggtggggggaagggtaaaATTCCAAGAAATataactaatgggaaacaaagcagcagcttAGCATGTTgtaggggggtggattcaacttcatggaaaaatatgaaaaaactgaaaagaaaggagagcccaggagaggctattgaAGTCTCCAGAAcataaaataggacagagtgtttggaaagggctaggaatctaacttcaagcacgtcagataaagggacgacaatgagaaagggaccGGGAAatgcaggactgaaggtgttgtatctgaatgcacgctgTATACAAAATAAGGAAATCAGCTTGTGGCGcacattgaaattggcaggtatgatgtggtgtgcatcacggagacatggctgcaaggggatcaggactgggagctaaatatccaaggatatacatcctatcgaaaagataggcagcttggcagagggggtggggttgctttgttagtaagaaatgaaattaaatcgatagcaagaaatgatgtagggtcagatgatgtagaacctgtgtgggtagagttgaggaactgcaaaggtaaaaaaaccataatgggagttatgtacaggcctccgaacagtagtcaggatgtggggcacaagatacaccaggagatagaaaaggtgtgtaagaaaggcaaggttacagagatcacgggggatttcaatatgcaggtagactgggaaaatcaggttggcagtggatcccaagaaaaggaatttgtggagtgtctacgagatggctttttggagcagcttatggtggagcccactagggaacaggcaattctagatttagtgatgtgtaatgaggcagatttgataaaggagcttaaggtgaaggaacccttaggaggaagtaaccataatatgatagaatttaccctgcaatttgagaggaaaaagctagaatcagatgtaacagtattacagttgaataaaggtaactacagaggcaagagggaggagctggccagaattgactgggagatgagcctagcaggaaagacagtggaacagcaatggcaggagtttctgggagtaatttgggagacacagcaaaaattcatccctaggaagaaga containing:
- the swi5 gene encoding DNA repair protein SWI5 homolog isoform X2 — protein: MIISVQNKRTPVGPSRKLNASFKSPLKTSQHPELNSASLQFDLENLKKKCEDLDRQIAGLILEGYTLEELDQHIDQLHEYNDIKDVGQLLLGKLAVIRGVTTRELYSEFGLDLED
- the swi5 gene encoding DNA repair protein SWI5 homolog isoform X1; translated protein: MAADRERGDAGIRSPPCGVLGSEQPLCTRTPRDSEGGGTAGRSFRRTPVGPSRKLNASFKSPLKTSQHPELNSASLQFDLENLKKKCEDLDRQIAGLILEGYTLEELDQHIDQLHEYNDIKDVGQLLLGKLAVIRGVTTRELYSEFGLDLED